One Cherax quadricarinatus isolate ZL_2023a unplaced genomic scaffold, ASM3850222v1 Contig147, whole genome shotgun sequence DNA window includes the following coding sequences:
- the LOC138851231 gene encoding uncharacterized protein isoform X3 — protein sequence MKDYLEDSHPGGQHDVTAFTIAPGYGPGDAFQSELVLLDVWVKVKEGGSPASQAGSPVLQDGSPESPDSTVVHHLAAKFYSLDLMNREMNKMMNTGQKEYLVYTKIIKELNEFQADRASEEPRITIPQLIYGRYTGNENVLLMENLKIHGYNTFDKRKGLDFEHLKVSIEHIARVHALSHAFYRENDFRNKYPCFRPTLEHLKFFKPVGVAMLDIAIAYFRTLSDKRDVTQRLEACKQSLLDKYSAIVLDREGIMCLNHGDYWINNIMYSYKSPVAQASHEDSQATHKDSQEGHSASQTHESHQEIEALKIIDWGTSSWGNPIFDLQYLLYTSTTRAIRSAHLDRLLHLYHSTFTKLAAKLGSPAASWSYEQFELEWERTSIAGFLFGCTLSLGTLSTSIHVNEASQPSCLDKPFLLPIKVVVNGIKIGMAKLLFPLLEKPIGERLTKNTLYHTYKPIIGELCSGQNEVMNKRLIDIICEADEKGIFSTESVTPKRNN from the exons ATGAAGGACTACCTTGAGGACTCTCATCCTGGAGGTCAACACGACGTTACTGCCTTCACTATCGCccctg GTTATGGTCCAGGTGATGCGTTCCAGTCTGAGTTGGTGTTGCTTGATGTCtgggtgaaggtgaaggaaggtggttCACCTGCGTCGCAAGCTGGTTCACCTGTGTTACAAGATGGTTCACCTGAGTCACCAGACAGTACTGTCGTCCACCACTTGGCGGCAAAGTTCTACAGTTTGGATCTGATGAATCGTGAAATGAACAAGATGATGAATACTGGCCAGAAGGAGTACTTGGTATATACGAAGATAATTAAAGAGCTCAATGAGTTCCAGGCAGACAGAGCCTCTGAGGAGCCCAGAATAACCATCCCACAATTGATCTATGGGCGATATACTGGTAATGAGAATGTCTTACTAATGGAAAACCTTAAAATCCATGGATACAACACTTTTGACAAACGTAAAGGGCTGGATTTTGAGCATCTTAAGGTCAGTATAGAACACATTGCCAGAGTTCATGCCCTTTCACATGCGTTCTATCGGGAAAACGATTTCCGTAATAAATACCCTTGCTTTCGGCCCACTTTGGAGCACCTCAAGTTTTTTAAACCAGTAGGAGTTGCTATGTTAGACATCGCCATTGCATATTTTAGGACTCTGAGTGACAAGAGAGATGTCACACAAAGACTCGAAGCCTGTAAACAGAGTTTACTAGATAAATATTCAGCAATAGTGCTGGACAGAGAAGGTATCATGTGCTTAAATCATGGAGATTATTGGATTAATAATATAATGTACAGTTATAAGAGCCCAGTGGCACAGGCAAGTCATGAAGACTCGCAGGCAACTCACAAGGACTCACAGGAAGGCCACAGTGCCTCACAGACACATGAAAGTCATCAAGAAATTGAAGCATTAAAAATCATTGACTGGGGTACCAGTAGCTGGGGCAATCCAATATTTGATCTACAGTATCTCCTCTACACGTCAACTACTCGCGCCATCAGGAGCGCCCATCTAGATCGCCTGCTGCACCTCTACCATTCTACCTTCACTAAGCTTGCTGCTAAGCTGGGCTCACCTGCTGCCAGCTGGAGCTATGAACAGTTTGAACTAGAGTGGGAGAGGACTTCCATTGCAGGGTTCCTCTTTGGTTGTACTCTGAGTTTAGGAACACTGAGCACTAGTATTCATGTCAACGAAGCATCACAGCCTTCATGCCTAGACAAGCCTTTTCTCTTACCAATCAAAGTAGTTGTTAATGGTATAAAGATAGGAATGGCAAAGCTGTTATTTCCTTTACTTGAAAAGCCAATTGGAGAACGCCTCACTAAAAACACACTTTACCACACATATAAGCCCATAATTGGAGAGTTATGCTCTGGCCAAAATGAAGTTATGAACAAGAGACTTATTGACATCATTTGCGAGGCAGATGAAAAGGGGATTTTCTCCACAGAATCTGTCACACCTAAGCGAAACAACTAG
- the LOC138851231 gene encoding uncharacterized protein isoform X1: MKDYLEDSHPGGQHDVTAFTITPGYGPGDAFQSELVLLDVWVKVKEGGSPASQAGSPVLQDGSPESPDSTVVHHLAAKFYSLDLMNREMNKMMNTGQKEYLVYTKIIKELNEFQADRASEEPRITIPQLIYGRYTGNENVLLMENLKIHGYNTFDKRKGLDFEHLKVSIEHIARVHALSHAFYRENDFRNKYPCFRPTLEHLKFFKPVGVAMLDIAIAYFRTLSDKRDVTQRLEACKQSLLDKYSAIVLDREGIMCLNHGDYWINNIMYSYKSPVAQASHEDSQATHKDSQEGHSASQTHESHQEIEALKIIDWGTSSWGNPIFDLQYLLYTSTTRAIRSAHLDRLLHLYHSTFTKLAAKLGSPAASWSYEQFELEWERTSIAGFLFGCTLSLGTLSTSIHVNEASQPSCLDKPFLLPIKVVVNGIKIGMAKLLFPLLEKPIGERLTKNTLYHTYKPIIGELCSGQNEVMNKRLIDIICEADEKGIFSTESVTPKRNN; encoded by the exons ATGAAGGACTACCTTGAGGACTCTCATCCTGGAGGTCAACACGACGTTactgccttcactatcacccctg GTTATGGTCCAGGTGATGCGTTCCAGTCTGAGTTGGTGTTGCTTGATGTCtgggtgaaggtgaaggaaggtggttCACCTGCGTCGCAAGCTGGTTCACCTGTGTTACAAGATGGTTCACCTGAGTCACCAGACAGTACTGTCGTCCACCACTTGGCGGCAAAGTTCTACAGTTTGGATCTGATGAATCGTGAAATGAACAAGATGATGAATACTGGCCAGAAGGAGTACTTGGTATATACGAAGATAATTAAAGAGCTCAATGAGTTCCAGGCAGACAGAGCCTCTGAGGAGCCCAGAATAACCATCCCACAATTGATCTATGGGCGATATACTGGTAATGAGAATGTCTTACTAATGGAAAACCTTAAAATCCATGGATACAACACTTTTGACAAACGTAAAGGGCTGGATTTTGAGCATCTTAAGGTCAGTATAGAACACATTGCCAGAGTTCATGCCCTTTCACATGCGTTCTATCGGGAAAACGATTTCCGTAATAAATACCCTTGCTTTCGGCCCACTTTGGAGCACCTCAAGTTTTTTAAACCAGTAGGAGTTGCTATGTTAGACATCGCCATTGCATATTTTAGGACTCTGAGTGACAAGAGAGATGTCACACAAAGACTCGAAGCCTGTAAACAGAGTTTACTAGATAAATATTCAGCAATAGTGCTGGACAGAGAAGGTATCATGTGCTTAAATCATGGAGATTATTGGATTAATAATATAATGTACAGTTATAAGAGCCCAGTGGCACAGGCAAGTCATGAAGACTCGCAGGCAACTCACAAGGACTCACAGGAAGGCCACAGTGCCTCACAGACACATGAAAGTCATCAAGAAATTGAAGCATTAAAAATCATTGACTGGGGTACCAGTAGCTGGGGCAATCCAATATTTGATCTACAGTATCTCCTCTACACGTCAACTACTCGCGCCATCAGGAGCGCCCATCTAGATCGCCTGCTGCACCTCTACCATTCTACCTTCACTAAGCTTGCTGCTAAGCTGGGCTCACCTGCTGCCAGCTGGAGCTATGAACAGTTTGAACTAGAGTGGGAGAGGACTTCCATTGCAGGGTTCCTCTTTGGTTGTACTCTGAGTTTAGGAACACTGAGCACTAGTATTCATGTCAACGAAGCATCACAGCCTTCATGCCTAGACAAGCCTTTTCTCTTACCAATCAAAGTAGTTGTTAATGGTATAAAGATAGGAATGGCAAAGCTGTTATTTCCTTTACTTGAAAAGCCAATTGGAGAACGCCTCACTAAAAACACACTTTACCACACATATAAGCCCATAATTGGAGAGTTATGCTCTGGCCAAAATGAAGTTATGAACAAGAGACTTATTGACATCATTTGCGAGGCAGATGAAAAGGGGATTTTCTCCACAGAATCTGTCACACCTAAGCGAAACAACTAG
- the LOC138851231 gene encoding uncharacterized protein isoform X2 — MKDYLEDSHPGGQHDVTAFTITPGYGPGDAFQSELVLLDVWVKVKEGGSPASQAGSPVLQDGSPESPDSTVVHHLAAKFYSLDLMNREMNKMMNTGQKEYLVYTKIIKELNEFQADRASEEPRITIPQLIYGRYTGNENVLLMENLKIHGYNTFDKRKGLDFEHLKVSIEHIARVHALSHAFYRENDFRNKYPCFRPTLEHLKFFKPVGVAMLDIAIAYFRTLSDKRDVTQRLEACKQSLLDKYSAIVLDREGIMCLNHGDYWINNIMYSYKSPVAQASHEDSQATHKDSQEGHSASQTHESHQEIEALKIIDWGTSSWGNPIFDLQYLLYTSTTRAIRSAHLDRLLHLYHSTFTKLAAKLGSPAASWSYEQFELEWERTSIAGFLFGCTLSLGTLSTSIHVNEASQPSCLDKPFLLPIKVVVNGIKIGMAKLLFPLLEKPIGERLTKNTLYHTYKPIIGELCSGQNEVMNKRLIDIICEADEKGIFSTESVTPKRNN; from the exons ATGAAGGATTACCTTGAGGACTCTCATCCTGGAGGTCAACACGACGTTactgccttcactatcacccctg GTTATGGTCCAGGTGATGCGTTCCAGTCTGAGTTGGTGTTGCTTGATGTCtgggtgaaggtgaaggaaggtggttCACCTGCGTCGCAAGCTGGTTCACCTGTGTTACAAGATGGTTCACCTGAGTCACCAGACAGTACTGTCGTCCACCACTTGGCGGCAAAGTTCTACAGTTTGGATCTGATGAATCGTGAAATGAACAAGATGATGAATACTGGCCAGAAGGAGTACTTGGTATATACGAAGATAATTAAAGAGCTCAATGAGTTCCAGGCAGACAGAGCCTCTGAGGAGCCCAGAATAACCATCCCACAATTGATCTATGGGCGATATACTGGTAATGAGAATGTCTTACTAATGGAAAACCTTAAAATCCATGGATACAACACTTTTGACAAACGTAAAGGGCTGGATTTTGAGCATCTTAAGGTCAGTATAGAACACATTGCCAGAGTTCATGCCCTTTCACATGCGTTCTATCGGGAAAACGATTTCCGTAATAAATACCCTTGCTTTCGGCCCACTTTGGAGCACCTCAAGTTTTTTAAACCAGTAGGAGTTGCTATGTTAGACATCGCCATTGCATATTTTAGGACTCTGAGTGACAAGAGAGATGTCACACAAAGACTCGAAGCCTGTAAACAGAGTTTACTAGATAAATATTCAGCAATAGTGCTGGACAGAGAAGGTATCATGTGCTTAAATCATGGAGATTATTGGATTAATAATATAATGTACAGTTATAAGAGCCCAGTGGCACAGGCAAGTCATGAAGACTCGCAGGCAACTCACAAGGACTCACAGGAAGGCCACAGTGCCTCACAGACACATGAAAGTCATCAAGAAATTGAAGCATTAAAAATCATTGACTGGGGTACCAGTAGCTGGGGCAATCCAATATTTGATCTACAGTATCTCCTCTACACGTCAACTACTCGCGCCATCAGGAGCGCCCATCTAGATCGCCTGCTGCACCTCTACCATTCTACCTTCACTAAGCTTGCTGCTAAGCTGGGCTCACCTGCTGCCAGCTGGAGCTATGAACAGTTTGAACTAGAGTGGGAGAGGACTTCCATTGCAGGGTTCCTCTTTGGTTGTACTCTGAGTTTAGGAACACTGAGCACTAGTATTCATGTCAACGAAGCATCACAGCCTTCATGCCTAGACAAGCCTTTTCTCTTACCAATCAAAGTAGTTGTTAATGGTATAAAGATAGGAATGGCAAAGCTGTTATTTCCTTTACTTGAAAAGCCAATTGGAGAACGCCTCACTAAAAACACACTTTACCACACATATAAGCCCATAATTGGAGAGTTATGCTCTGGCCAAAATGAAGTTATGAACAAGAGACTTATTGACATCATTTGCGAGGCAGATGAAAAGGGGATTTTCTCCACAGAATCTGTCACACCTAAGCGAAACAACTAG